Within the Salvelinus sp. IW2-2015 unplaced genomic scaffold, ASM291031v2 Un_scaffold1428, whole genome shotgun sequence genome, the region tatttaaccaggtaggccagttgagaacaagttctcatttaMaactgcgacctggccaagataaagcaaagcagtgcgacacaaacaacacagaattacacatgggataaacaaacgtacagtcaatacacaatagaaaagtctatatacagtgtgtgcaaatgaaatggcaatacataggccatagtggcgaaataattacaatttagaaattaaacactggagtgatatgtgcagaagatgaatgtgcaagtagagatgctggggtgcaaaggagaagaaaaaaatatggggatgaggtagttgggtgggctatttacaggtgcaatGTATGGCTAGGCTCTGCAGGGACCGTCACTGAACTAGAGTTAAAGCAAGTCGAGATGTGTTTCCATTATGTAACCTTGTCTTTCAGAAAACCTTAAAATGGCCAAAAGTCTGCGAAGCAAATGGAAGCGGAAGATGCGCGCTGTGAAGAGAGCGAAGAACGCCCCGAAGGAACTGGCTCGGCTGAAGCTAGCCTTGGCCCACGGTGGCACAGGAGAGATCTCCATGAATGACATTCAGGACATAGCGACAGTGGTGCCAGCTGGCAAGATAAAGGAGAAGAAAGTGGATGTagacatggagggagaggaagtcgATGGTGAGAACTCACACATAGATCAAGCATTTTGTATCGTTTCCAATGTCTGAGTTGACACCTTTTGTTTTTTGCTTTTCAGATGGAAAGATGGACATGGACAGCAAGCGCAGTAAGACGACCCAATTGAACGAGCACGGACAGTACCCAACATGGATGAGCCAACGACAGGCCAAGAAACTGAAAGGCAAACGCATGACAAAGAAATCGGGAGGAAAggccaacaaaaaaaagaagggCATTGCCTGGTAGCCTGGAGAAAACCAAAGGACTTCTGACTTAGAACCTGTGACACACATGAGCCTTGAATATCATGTATAGGAGATTGAATACATGATCTTTGTGGACTTTAGTTGCCTTGTGTTCAAGTTAAATGGTGATATGAGACAAATGATCTATATTGTGCAACACATTGTCTGTAAGCCCATTTAATGTATGAAAGGAAACAACAGAGTTGTATTTTTGGGCACAATGGTATAGTACTGCATTGACATACTTCACTTGAATGAAAGCCATGTTTTCTTATTgctgtggtatacagaagagaaKATGGTAKATTCTTTACATTTTACCCCAATAATGCCTGTTGGTAGCTCCATTCCTGTTTGATTTGCTCTTCCTGTAGMCTAGTCCATCATTACAAAGACATTCATTATACATGTAACAAACTGTCCATATAATCTTCTGGTTGTCATGTTGGAGtaaataaatgtgtttctgtACATYAAGACATTTTATTGATTACATGCAGTTGATTCTAGAAATAACCTTTTTAACCTGGTGTTTCAGATATTATGCTTTGCTTACATATGTAATTACAACATGTAATTCAAGTTGAGAATTCCATCAATAGCCAAAATACAATTCTCTGTAGTTAATTGTTTTTAAACATAACATTCCATAGCTAAATGACTTACATAATCCTTTGAAATGCAAGTGTATGAGAATATCACTGGAACATTTAGCAATCAGCTTTTATAAGGGGAAGGCCTGCATCCCACCCTGAGCAATATGAAGCACAATGACTATCCATTATATCTCATGACTACTGACCGTAgtcatgtaagtcgctctggataagagcgtctgctaaatgacttaaatgtaaatgtaaatgaccgGATATAAATCAATTGATTAGAAAACAcatggggagaatctcaattgtatACTCCTTGTGTCCTCCTCACctaaaaacccattggatgagaaagctaGAGgtcccttctcctccaatgggtatCGAGAAAGGGAAGAtagaggagtatgcaattgagattctcccatggTACAATCAAACTATACCTGTGCAATAGGATCAATATGCTGATGTTCCCCCTGTGAAAAGACCCACAGGTCCTATGGGCTCAGGTATATGTCTGTGTTGGAGACTATAGGCACGCTCACTACATCATTTTCACGAATGTAGCAGGGAAAAGTCCAATGCGTCCGTGACAGTGTCCCTTCCACCAGCCTTCGTCCACCATCTCTATGTTGGTGATGACATCATCCGGGTTGAAGGAGATCTCATCATCTGCCTCTTCATGTGTGAGAATAACATTATTTTAGGATTTTGTCACCGAAAGGGTTTATAGACTTCTGTGTTGAGCAATGTTTAGCATTGATTTCTGTATTGATCCACAATGGAAGTAACAACATCACAGTATGACCAAGAAATAGATGAGAATTGTGACATGATATCACAACGCAGTCATTGATACAGTAGGCTACCTACCTCCTTGGTAGTCATAAATGGCCACTGCTGTCTGACCGCATGTCAGGTCCTCATAGTCATTATCCACAGCTGTAGAGGGAACACATGGAAGGGTCGGTCTTTGATATGACACAGTCGGTCTTTGATATGACACAGTAATGGGTTACCCAACCCCTCTACCCCACTGGGTGTGGCACACTGACCTGGATCAGGTTCTGGGAAAGGTATTGATGAGATATCCTCATACTCTCCCTCAWCCTCCTGCTCTGGTTCTGATGGGGTCTGCTCCTGAGGTGGCTCCGCCTCCAGCAGGTCAATTGACCGTGGGGGCAGGCACGGGGGCTGGTCATAGTctggctcctcctcttcctcctgagaCCACAGAAAATGAGAAGGTGTGAATTTCACCAATTCATTTTATAACGTTGTGGTGAAGAAGAAATTACAGTTTTTTAGGTCATCAGTGAGTAGCATTGAATTAAATCAGAGCCATCTACCACTGGCTCAGGTTCATCTCTTGGTATCTGAGGCACTGCCCTGGCAGTGGGCAGCTGTGGTGGTTGGGGCTTCCTGTTGGTCTCTTCAACAGGTGGAGGTCTCTGCTCTTCAACAGGTGGAGGTCTCTGCTCTTCAACAGGTGGAGGTCTCTGCTCTTCAACAGGTGGAGGCTGATGCTGCTCTGCTTCCTCCTCCCTGCTGTTCTGTTCCTACAAGAGATACATACcactgtgtcagtgtgcatgttTATTGGAGTAACATTTTTATTGCAGTACCTGTTGTCTGCGTCgtgcctcctcctgctctctcttctctctagcctgtctcctggctctctcctcctctgctcgcTTTCTGTTCTCCTCGTCTGATGACCGAGCCAAGTTCTCAAAGCGAGCCTTCAGGTTGCCTGCCCCTGCACTtgctgcacagacagacaggaaaagcaaaaaacatattttcctcTTTGAACTTGTGAACTAAATGTTTATGAGGAACTATAAAGCGCATACTTACATGCCTCCATTGGTAGTGTCTTCTCATAGGCA harbors:
- the LOC112070799 gene encoding protein LLP homolog, whose protein sequence is MAKSLRSKWKRKMRAVKRAKNAPKELARLKLALAHGGTGEISMNDIQDIATVVPAGKIKEKKVDVDMEGEEVDDGKMDMDSKRSKTTQLNEHGQYPTWMSQRQAKKLKGKRMTKKSGGKANKKKKGIAW